CGACAGTGACATTGTGAAGGCTGCTACTTAAAAGTTTTTGCTAGCAAATTGGCTTCTCCTCTGCTACCACACCCGACTAGCTCGGACCTCTGCTCCTCCACTCTTCTTCTCCGCGCTGGAGCCTAGTTGGCGCTTTTTCTCTCCAAAGAAGACCCAATGCTCGGAGCACAGAAGTCTGTGACACACAGCGGACAAGGAGGCAGCAGCGCCCACAAGAAACACCTGCTTCAAAGGGCCTACGTCAACGGAAAGTTAGCAAACCTGAGGTCACTAAAACATCCCTGGACATGGGGCTCTTTATACGGGCTGGAGGATGAGGTCTGCTGGGAAGAAGCAACGGGAGTAATTAAACATGTGACGTCATCAGAGGAACAAAATGTGGGCGGGATTCAGAAGCCGTTCACTACAATCTGAATCATACTATGTGAAGACATGACCCGCCCCACTCTACCGTTGATTGGTCAGGACATGTCCCCTTGGCTTTGTTAGGTGGAGAAATAAGAGATGCTGATTGGTTTAAATTCAGGCAAGAATTTCATAGTaggccaatcagagacagagtAGTCTGGTCATGGCAACGCCCCAGTAGATATGGAATCAATGGTTGTGTAGGTTTCACATTCTGGTTATTTTCAGTCCGAATAGTAATTAGACGAACTTTACGTATTCTAAAGCAACAAAATGATTTTCCATCATTAATAAATTTATATTGTATAGTCTCCACCCTCCTcttttatttggtttatttttttgtccctttgtgtttgatttgtatTATACACATTGCAACCAATTCTAAATTTAAGAAATTACTCAGACGTGGAACGTGTACAGCATGTTAGCTAGAAACAGCTAGTCAGTGCTACAGAGACAGCTCTAATGTAACCTAATAGGAACATACATTTTAAACCAGTTGATAAATAGGGTGCAACAAGTGTTGTAATAGGGTATGTATGACGGACTCTCATAGATGATTTCAGTTATGCAACGACTATCTCCTGTATACTCGTCTAGGCGATACAGATCACAGGACAACCAGATGTGACACTTAACAAGGAAAGTATACATCCTATAAAAAGGTTTTAATTCTGAAAGGATGACAGTTGACAAGAATCAGGGGTACTAAATACAAATCAAAGGTGTCCAATAGGGATTAGCTTGAGGCAAGTGTGACAATGCAACATTGCAAATCAATcaatttgtaaaaacaaaagcattgaaCTGCATCACATAAGATTGTTTAGTCTtgacaaaaatgtcagaaaacagaAGGTTAAGCAATGTCAGACACCTCTATTCAGTTATAATACGGTACAAGGCATTCTGTTACAGCCTTACCGTTTCCACTGATGGACAGTTGCATTATTACATTAATTTGTATtgggttttgtcttttttttttaactctacaCCTCAATGTCAGTGGTTCATTTCATGCACATCAGAAACAATCACTGCGCATGCATTAACTTCAACAGAATCTATTATAGGCtctggaaaatattttataccTGCCAAACTCAATCCTCTGAACTTGTTCCCCCGATTAACACTTTAAAATTATGAACAACACAAGGTTACAGTTTAGATACACTAATTGACTTTCTTCAGGAAACATCCTCCAGAATGTACCAAAACtagttaaatgaaaacaaaaagactcAAGATTCCACAATTTGTACATTCTAAAGCTGAACCAGGTTGATGACAAATATCAAGAGTGAGTGGAAGTTTGAAGAGAGACATTTTCAGGACATCTGTGATGGAGACAGCTGGGCTTTCCTCATGGAGCGTAGAGCCTTCTCTCTTAGGTGCTTCTCCAGGTCATCCAAGCTATCATCTACTTCACTTTCAGATTCCTGTAACAAAATAAGCAGAAAATTTACTATTATCAACAACTGGACACAATACAGAACGTTTGTGCAGAATTAACATAcagagccagctgggataggtttcAAGtccccgcgacagcggatgaagcagttgtgacaatgaatgaataactatTACATGAATTAAACGATCTGATACACAGCAGCCCCCTGAaactaaaatcacacattttacCTTCCTTgactctccatcctcctccacagcCTGGTGCTCCTGTGCATCTCCAGTTGCACTAACACCACTTTTTTCCTTCTTATGCTTCTTGTGCTTCTTgtgtttcttgtctttcttatgtttcttttccttcttctttttctttttctttgtaccGCCATCAACATCagaagtctgaaaaaaaaaaacaatttttacaaCTAAAACCAAGGTAGTCAAgacacctgaattcaaaattttaccctgacctactttcaaaggccagggtaaatcaaagcatatgtagatcaaagcactagctttgatctacggtcttactgaCACTTGCCTTcacccttgtctttctatcttatccggttcctgggtgtgcaaaacttgaaatttgaacttgacctagttttctcaaggtcaaggatatcatctcattttcatctatCTGCAACTTTTGCGAAGACATTTGATGGACTGAcgattacatcaccgctttgaagggggatataattacataattttaaaatactaacatcttcaaagcaataTGGTCACATGAAAGGGTTGTGCCTCAGCAGAGTCCCCACTCATTTCAAGACAACAGCCCAAAATCTCTTTCACTGAAGACTGAGCTAACCCTTGTTTCACCTcaatgtttttacttttcatgTAACAAcgaatataaaatgttttcctttggtTTAATATTCTTTACAAAACTCTAGATGAGACCACAAAGTAGCCGTGTTTAACAACACATTTCCTTTGCTTGTAGAAGCTGAAATGCTACTTAAAACTACAAGGGTAATCTGCTCTTAGGTCTTCATTGTGGTGCTGTTTTACAATCAGTGTGAAGGGGGCTGTACTTAGCAAGGGAGTTTTACAAACTCAAAATGTATTGGAGGACacattcaaaaaatacacctgGGATAGTTTAGATCAAATCCTAAAGGGTATTTATATTCCAGGCGAAGTAAACCAGAGCGTATCCAGGTGATATTGGACatcaaatgaagaaaatatctaACCTTGCTTGGGGATCGACTCCCCGAACCACTGCTGGGCTTTTTGGCTGGTGGAGGAGAACCACTGGCAGAGCGGGATGGTGAAGCAGACGTAGACCCAGGGGCTGGACGTTTCTGTGGCGCTGGCTGGGGAGAAACTGATCCGGAGGATCCTCTCCTCATTGGCTGGGGATTCGGAGATGGtctgtggaaaataaaaaagtggtATTAGAAATGGAGGTGGCCCATATATGCAACAATTTCTAGCATGTAATATAATGTCCATCATTCTGACAGAGTTGATTACCTCTGGTTGCGTGGCTCTGGGGTGCGAGACACTCGACGGATGGGTTTGCTGTGTAAGGGGGACTGCTGTCTCCGCTGGTCAGCTGGAGATGTACCAGACGTTTCAAAGCGCCCATGAGGACTGGGGGAGATCCTAACATTGCGACTGCGGTTtgcaggagatggagagaggtgCCTGCCTGCACCTGAGGATCTCCCATCTCTGCTTGGCCTGACAGCGTGCAACATGGGGCCCCTCCTGTGTCTTGGTGGAGATGAGGATGGTGGAGGTGTGCGTCTCCTTTGGCCAGGGGAACTTCTACGCTTAGGGGACCTGGAAGGGCGCCTCTTGGCCAATGGAGAGGAGCGTTTAGCGGGAGAACTGGACATCCTCTTCTGTGGCGGCAAAGGTGAGGGGCTATAGCGACGCTGGATGGGGGGAGAATATCTTCTCGGGGATGGAGAACGACGACGAGGGggtggagatggagacctgGAGAGCACCAAAgtcaattatttaaaataaacaaaacttttttttatgctgAAAATCCTTACTGAAAGGatccaaaatattttctttgtacCTTCGTCTAGGGGGAGAAGGAGATCTGCGGCGGCGTGGAGGAGACGGAGAGCGACGTCTGCGGACAGGAGATGGAGAACGTCGTTTCCTAAAAAGGtgcacaaacattaaaaaatgaattgtgATGCCATGTTTGAGCTCATTTAACCTGACCAACTTGGACTTCAATCAAAGGTGTTAAATCATgatgataaaatgaaaaagcacaGTGGGTGGTATCTGACCTTGGAGAGACATCCCTGTGGCGCCTCCGAGGAGACGGTGTACGACTGCGTCTCCTCCTGACTTCACCATTCCTGGCACCTGGTCCTGCTGGTGGCCTTTTGGGCCCCTCATcttctgaggaagaggagcctgTATCTAACATTAAAGAGAGTACATCAACGTTTGATCATCTTCTATTCTCAACTGTATGCAGTAAGGAAAAAACAGCAAGGTTGAGGTTTGcgtcaaaaatgaaaaaggtgaCAATGAGTGTTAGAGAGAAGGAGCTGTGAAGGCAGAGACCAGAAGGGGAAAGATTGCAACCTGAAGACGACTGTCGATTCTGCCTGCGATACTGACGCCGCTGCTGCACCGAATCTGCTGTTGCCCCTTTCTCATTTTTATCTTCATCTGGAATGTTGAACATTAGGTTTCCCCATCAGTGTTGCCAGAAACCGTGAATCACAGTTAGATGGTAAAAATACTCATTCATGTGGGCTAAAGTTTTCAAAAGTCATCAGTCCAACTCATTCTTCAATGATAAGACTCATAAACATATTTGTTAAATACAAGGATTTTGAATATGTATTCATTGTAGTCATACCATACAAAGAAATAAAGGGCTAaaaaataacactaataataaaaagGCTTCATTTGTGTTCATGGGGACTGACAATAACATTTAGAGGTGATGTGAAAgttaataatttaaacattcatttacGGCTTACCCGATTCTGACCCCTCAGAAGGTCTGGGCTTGGTATCAGATGGAGATTCACCCCTTCCTGGCTTTCGCTTTGGACCTGTGAACATGAttttagctgcattacattCCTTTTATTATATCTCTGGTGAAAGCAGCCACATCTTGAAACCCAGCAAACTTCAAatgtaaaatcatgtttttgttttgcctaATTTTGTTATCAAAGGATAAGCCACTTTCCAAGAAAATTGGgacatgaaaatataaacaaaatctttaaaaaatgaaagcgAAATTGGGTTGACCCAAGACAAtttttgacaataaaaataaagaacctAACCAGCCATAAAAAATTTCTCAATGGATTTAGACAATTCACAGAATTTAGCAGTTTGAATTAAATTCTGCAGAAATCAacttagcagaaaaaaaactatcaTCTGCCATTACAGAAAGCAACTAGAATCAAGGCAGTCAGAGGCTggaacatcccgcaacacccctgaatacaaaattttaccctgacctactttcataggtcagggtaattcaaagcataggtagatgaaagcactagctctgatctaccTGTATGTCTTACTCAcaccggccttctccctcatctttctatcttatctggttcccgAATGTGCAAAAGTTGCAATTTGACCtcgacctaattttctcaatgtTATtgtcatcacctcattttcatcctgagtaatgtgcttttagtttcatctttccatctgcaacggttgcaaagatatttggtagactaacggacgaacacacaaacactgacaattacactTCATCCCCTTCGCGGGATATAATCAAAGAATTACAGTGATCATACCAGTCAATCTAGCTGGTGATGGAGAGCCTCTGCCCCTTCTGGTCCGGGGCGATGGTGACCGCCTGTCCTTCCCAGCAGGGCTGATGGAGTTGTCAGGATGATGGACTGGCTTTCGAGGTGGAGTGCTAGATATTCTTTTCATTCCTTTCTTCGGTGATCGAGAGCCAGAGGAGCTACTTCCAGATGATGATGCGGATCGAGAGCGCCTCCTGCAGGttcaaacaaggcagtcacagactgcaacatcgcgcgacacccctgaattcaaaattttaccctgacctacttgcataggtcaaagatcaaagctagtactctgGACTCCTTTCATATATCAAAGCACTAGCCTTTATctacagtcttactcacactgtatttctatcttatccgttTCCTAagcgtacaaaagttgaaatttgaccttgacctagttttctgaaggtctACGTCAGGGgttttcaattaaaagtcacggggTCCGATATAAAAactttcctcttagtaaaaagtctgaacccaagtccagttcgtgtcttatagccggcccctatatccacattatcatttattatcaattttcaatgcaggatatgtttgaGTGCACAGCTAGTTCTTTTactttaccataaataaaagtagacccaggcacaTAAATTTTAagcctgtattttatttctgattttctgaaGCTGACATcaggagtttttccacacatctcatctttctgttttccctcaaacaatgtgtcaacaacagcttttaagcacttacaactgtcccatcactaaaagatgtttgaaCAGtcgttttcatttttctaagtcgttttgccctcagctcggacttcaggagataattctacacaaaagctctgtgctttgtttagTAGTGACACTTCACGTTATTAATTACTGCTACGTTTCCAGATTacatgaggtaaaatggtttgaactgcctgacggaggaataaacataaatttcgtccactcagtGTTAACCAGCAGTTTTCCTCATTGACcccccttcgtttggagctatgctgtcctcactgtctcccttcctctgtgctcctgtagcggtaaactcacagcggtagcggcagcgagctgtctcacttccaggtgcgctgactgtgcaggtaaacaaacgatctgattggctgaaatgagtggagctattatcgtattaactggaggagcaacGCCCGCCATCTGTAGCCGTGACCATCAGAAAAACgcaccaagaaaatctactcttgaatttatcatggagtggttaCGGGTCCGGACAAAACCACCTCGTGTTTCGGATCCGgaccgccatttggtgacccctggtcccggtcatcatctcattttcatcccctttgctgcccaagtaatgtgcttttagtttcatctttccatctgcagcggttgcaaagatatttggtcgACTAACGAACGGaagaacacacgaacactgacaattacaatacatcaccactttgaagcaggatgtaacaaaATAAGAGTTTATCTTTTGACTAGCAAAAAAGCTGGTCCCGTATCAGTCAGCCactttaaacaaacacatgctggCCAGAACACTAATAAAATATGACAGGGTTATGGAGGAATTAATCCCGAGACTCAACAATGGTTTCTTCAAACACTAAACCATAGCCACTGACCTGCGGACAGGGGAGCGTCTATGTCGGTGTCTAGAGCTCGCGGGGCCACGTCTTGGGGGGCTCCTTCGACGTGGAGACATTCTCCTCCTGGGACTCTGCCTCCTACGAGGGGAGTACGATCTGAGATAgggtaaacaggaagtgcatgGAGTGTTTCATAAGCCTTTTCTatgtgtaaaatatagaaatgatTGTGTTTAGTTTACTTCTGAAAATTATCActttattaaatgttaaaaaactaCCTTGAATGGGAGCGTCGCCTGCGAGAGCGGGAATGAGAACGAGAGCGATGGTGAggtctctctctcctgctgtcCTTTTCCCTTTCCCGGGACTTTGGCCTTTCCTCCTTCTTCTGAATCTTGTCTGGTGAAGGTGCCTTGACTTCAGTCACAGAATCTGGTCGAACAACCTCCACAACTGTATCACTACAAACAAGAGACAGcagttatttttcaaatgttaatgggatattttctttatttaaacataacCTATATCCATACATTATCTGTTTACAAGGACAACCATCACTTTTGTATCACTTTTTGGGTAGAGATAAAAATTTTAAGCAAAGAGTATTCAACACACTGTGTGGTTTCTTGAAGGACTGGTTCTGGCAAGGCCCGTGCCGTTACTTCTGGTTCAACGAGCTGCTCCAA
The Antennarius striatus isolate MH-2024 chromosome 17, ASM4005453v1, whole genome shotgun sequence genome window above contains:
- the srrm1 gene encoding serine/arginine repetitive matrix protein 1 isoform X5, translating into MMQINLTGFLNGKNAREFMKDLWPLLLSAQENIAGIPSAFLEQKKEEIRQRQIEQEKLASLRKVDDNKKEKDIRDRAQSKSPRRRKTRSPSPRRRSPVKRERKRSASRSPRRKPSPAAGSSPPPPLMQLPAKPLEQLVEPEVTARALPEPVLQETTHDTVVEVVRPDSVTEVKAPSPDKIQKKEERPKSREREKDSRRERPHHRSRSHSRSRRRRSHSRSYSPRRRQSPRRRMSPRRRSPPRRGPASSRHRHRRSPVRRRRSRSASSSGSSSSGSRSPKKGMKRISSTPPRKPVHHPDNSISPAGKDRRSPSPRTRRGRGSPSPARLTGPKRKPGRGESPSDTKPRPSEGSESDEDKNEKGATADSVQQRRQYRRQNRQSSSDTGSSSSEDEGPKRPPAGPGARNGEVRRRRSRTPSPRRRHRDVSPRKRRSPSPVRRRRSPSPPRRRRSPSPPRRRSPSPPPRRRSPSPRRYSPPIQRRYSPSPLPPQKRMSSSPAKRSSPLAKRRPSRSPKRRSSPGQRRRTPPPSSSPPRHRRGPMLHAVRPSRDGRSSGAGRHLSPSPANRSRNVRISPSPHGRFETSGTSPADQRRQQSPLHSKPIRRVSRTPEPRNQRPSPNPQPMRRGSSGSVSPQPAPQKRPAPGSTSASPSRSASGSPPPAKKPSSGSGSRSPSKTSDVDGGTKKKKKKKEKKHKKDKKHKKHKKHKKEKSGVSATGDAQEHQAVEEDGESRKESESEVDDSLDDLEKHLREKALRSMRKAQLSPSQMS
- the srrm1 gene encoding serine/arginine repetitive matrix protein 1 isoform X3, which encodes MDAGFFRGTSAEQDNRFSNKQKKLLKQLKFAECLDKKVNMSKVNLEVIKPWITQRVTEILGFEDDVVIEFIFNQLEEKHPDSKMMQINLTGFLNGKNAREFMKDLWPLLLSAQENIAGIPSAFLEQKKEEIRQRQIEQEKLASLRKVDDNKKEKDIRDRAQSKSPRRRKTRSPSPRRRSPVKRERKRSASRSPRRKPSPAAGSSPPPPLMQLPAKPLEQLVEPEVTARALPEPVLQETTHDTVVEVVRPDSVTEVKAPSPDKIQKKEERPKSREREKDSRRERPHHRSRSHSRSRRRRSHSRRQSPRRRMSPRRRSPPRRGPASSRHRHRRSPVRRRRSRSASSSGSSSSGSRSPKKGMKRISSTPPRKPVHHPDNSISPAGKDRRSPSPRTRRGRGSPSPARLTGPKRKPGRGESPSDTKPRPSEGSESDEDKNEKGATADSVQQRRQYRRQNRQSSSDTGSSSSEDEGPKRPPAGPGARNGEVRRRRSRTPSPRRRHRDVSPRKRRSPSPVRRRRSPSPPRRRRSPSPPRRRSPSPPPRRRSPSPRRYSPPIQRRYSPSPLPPQKRMSSSPAKRSSPLAKRRPSRSPKRRSSPGQRRRTPPPSSSPPRHRRGPMLHAVRPSRDGRSSGAGRHLSPSPANRSRNVRISPSPHGRFETSGTSPADQRRQQSPLHSKPIRRVSRTPEPRNQRPSPNPQPMRRGSSGSVSPQPAPQKRPAPGSTSASPSRSASGSPPPAKKPSSGSGSRSPSKTSDVDGGTKKKKKKKEKKHKKDKKHKKHKKHKKEKSGVSATGDAQEHQAVEEDGESRKESESEVDDSLDDLEKHLREKALRSMRKAQLSPSQMS
- the srrm1 gene encoding serine/arginine repetitive matrix protein 1 isoform X2, which codes for MDAGFFRGTSAEQDNRFSNKQKKLLKQLKFAECLDKKVNMSKVNLEVIKPWITQRVTEILGFEDDVVIEFIFNQLEEKHPDSKMMQINLTGFLNGKNAREFMKDLWPLLLSAQENIAGIPSAFLEQKKEEIRQRQIEQEKLASLRKVDDNKKEKDIRDRAQSKSPRRRKTRSPSPRRRSPVKRERKRSASRSPRRKPSPAAGSSPPPPLMQLPAKPLEQLVEPEVTARALPEPVLQETTHDTVVEVVRPDSVTEVKAPSPDKIQKKEERPKSREREKDSRRERPHHRSRSHSRSRRRRSHSRSYSPRRRQSPRRRMSPRRRSPPRRGPASSRHRHRRSPVRRRRSRSASSSGSSSSGSRSPKKGMKRISSTPPRKPVHHPDNSISPAGKDRRSPSPRTRRGRGSPSPARLTGPKRKPGRGESPSDTKPRPSEGSESDEDKNEKGATADSVQQRRQYRRQNRQSSSGSSSSEDEGPKRPPAGPGARNGEVRRRRSRTPSPRRRHRDVSPRKRRSPSPVRRRRSPSPPRRRRSPSPPRRRSPSPPPRRRSPSPRRYSPPIQRRYSPSPLPPQKRMSSSPAKRSSPLAKRRPSRSPKRRSSPGQRRRTPPPSSSPPRHRRGPMLHAVRPSRDGRSSGAGRHLSPSPANRSRNVRISPSPHGRFETSGTSPADQRRQQSPLHSKPIRRVSRTPEPRNQRPSPNPQPMRRGSSGSVSPQPAPQKRPAPGSTSASPSRSASGSPPPAKKPSSGSGSRSPSKTSDVDGGTKKKKKKKEKKHKKDKKHKKHKKHKKEKSGVSATGDAQEHQAVEEDGESRKESESEVDDSLDDLEKHLREKALRSMRKAQLSPSQMS
- the srrm1 gene encoding serine/arginine repetitive matrix protein 1 isoform X1 is translated as MDAGFFRGTSAEQDNRFSNKQKKLLKQLKFAECLDKKVNMSKVNLEVIKPWITQRVTEILGFEDDVVIEFIFNQLEEKHPDSKMMQINLTGFLNGKNAREFMKDLWPLLLSAQENIAGIPSAFLEQKKEEIRQRQIEQEKLASLRKVDDNKKEKDIRDRAQSKSPRRRKTRSPSPRRRSPVKRERKRSASRSPRRKPSPAAGSSPPPPLMQLPAKPLEQLVEPEVTARALPEPVLQETTHDTVVEVVRPDSVTEVKAPSPDKIQKKEERPKSREREKDSRRERPHHRSRSHSRSRRRRSHSRSYSPRRRQSPRRRMSPRRRSPPRRGPASSRHRHRRSPVRRRRSRSASSSGSSSSGSRSPKKGMKRISSTPPRKPVHHPDNSISPAGKDRRSPSPRTRRGRGSPSPARLTGPKRKPGRGESPSDTKPRPSEGSESDEDKNEKGATADSVQQRRQYRRQNRQSSSDTGSSSSEDEGPKRPPAGPGARNGEVRRRRSRTPSPRRRHRDVSPRKRRSPSPVRRRRSPSPPRRRRSPSPPRRRSPSPPPRRRSPSPRRYSPPIQRRYSPSPLPPQKRMSSSPAKRSSPLAKRRPSRSPKRRSSPGQRRRTPPPSSSPPRHRRGPMLHAVRPSRDGRSSGAGRHLSPSPANRSRNVRISPSPHGRFETSGTSPADQRRQQSPLHSKPIRRVSRTPEPRNQRPSPNPQPMRRGSSGSVSPQPAPQKRPAPGSTSASPSRSASGSPPPAKKPSSGSGSRSPSKTSDVDGGTKKKKKKKEKKHKKDKKHKKHKKHKKEKSGVSATGDAQEHQAVEEDGESRKESESEVDDSLDDLEKHLREKALRSMRKAQLSPSQMS
- the srrm1 gene encoding serine/arginine repetitive matrix protein 1 isoform X4 produces the protein MYSFLSPFVCLLQHPDSKMMQINLTGFLNGKNAREFMKDLWPLLLSAQENIAGIPSAFLEQKKEEIRQRQIEQEKLASLRKVDDNKKEKDIRDRAQSKSPRRRKTRSPSPRRRSPVKRERKRSASRSPRRKPSPAAGSSPPPPLMQLPAKPLEQLVEPEVTARALPEPVLQETTHDTVVEVVRPDSVTEVKAPSPDKIQKKEERPKSREREKDSRRERPHHRSRSHSRSRRRRSHSRSYSPRRRQSPRRRMSPRRRSPPRRGPASSRHRHRRSPVRRRRSRSASSSGSSSSGSRSPKKGMKRISSTPPRKPVHHPDNSISPAGKDRRSPSPRTRRGRGSPSPARLTGPKRKPGRGESPSDTKPRPSEGSESDEDKNEKGATADSVQQRRQYRRQNRQSSSDTGSSSSEDEGPKRPPAGPGARNGEVRRRRSRTPSPRRRHRDVSPRKRRSPSPVRRRRSPSPPRRRRSPSPPRRRSPSPPPRRRSPSPRRYSPPIQRRYSPSPLPPQKRMSSSPAKRSSPLAKRRPSRSPKRRSSPGQRRRTPPPSSSPPRHRRGPMLHAVRPSRDGRSSGAGRHLSPSPANRSRNVRISPSPHGRFETSGTSPADQRRQQSPLHSKPIRRVSRTPEPRNQRPSPNPQPMRRGSSGSVSPQPAPQKRPAPGSTSASPSRSASGSPPPAKKPSSGSGSRSPSKTSDVDGGTKKKKKKKEKKHKKDKKHKKHKKHKKEKSGVSATGDAQEHQAVEEDGESRKESESEVDDSLDDLEKHLREKALRSMRKAQLSPSQMS